One window of Dermacentor albipictus isolate Rhodes 1998 colony chromosome 9, USDA_Dalb.pri_finalv2, whole genome shotgun sequence genomic DNA carries:
- the LOC135896565 gene encoding zinc transporter ZIP3-like isoform X1, whose amino-acid sequence MAGSADKDVTLVQVQTALFGLSLNCALYGVAYTVAASACADNGQQGCFARRTRSQRHRRDCGGARALSYVRCFTAGAFLGALFLAMMPAVRAAVQAAQEEHKTVRGAFPFAETLVFACFCAALYADGMIAAATRRAGAPSGDSVRESPAAPRAEPASPSGDSDLIDSPENSRTRLLGEENPRQNRQQRSYTVAAPSERGIVTEPSSYCGSDEDTDADGPSAAIRLAFTVGAVAVHSVLEGLAMGLQENATKLVWLVIGVYMRETLMTVAVALYAAAMEHSSIVAASAGLVVASTVPAGQVRGPIRLQRKSWLPMAGLLMGRQIGTLTKALVQALATGIFFHVTFMEVLPPKMNQPQERIFKVTFMIIGFALIATADITSSHIAVAYA is encoded by the exons ATGGCGGGCAGCGCGGATAAGGACGTGACCCTGGTGCAGGTCCAGACGGCCCTGTTTGGCCTGTCGCTGAACTGCGCGCTGTACGGCGTGGCCTACACGGTCGCGGCGTCGGCCTGTGCCGACAACGGCCAGCAGGGCTGCTTCGCCCGACGTACGAG GAGCCAGCGCCACCGCCGCGACTGCGGTGGCGCCCGCGCGCTGTCCTACGTGCGGTGCTTCACGGCGGGCGCCTTTCTGGGCGCGCTGTTCCTGGCCATGATGCCCGCCGTGCGAGCCGCAGTCCAGGCGGCGCAGGAGGAACACAAGACGGTGCGCGGCGCCTTCCCATTCGCGGAGACGCTCGTGTTCGCCTGTTTCTGCGCCGCGCTGTACGCCGACGGCATGATAGCCGCGGCGACCCGGCGCGCCGGCGCGCCCTCTGGCGACTCGGTGCGGGAGTCCCCGGCTGCACCGCgggcggagcccgcgtcgcccaGCGGCGACTCCGACCTGATCGACTCGCCCGAGAACTCCAGAACGAGGTTGCTGGGAG AGGAGAATCCGCGACAAAACCGGCAGCAGCGCTCCTACACCGTCGCAGCGCCTTCCGAGCGTGGCATTGTCACAGAGCCTTCTTCGTACTGCGGCAGCGATGAGGACACGGACGCCGATGGGCCCAGCGCCGCCATTCGCCTGGCTTTCACGGTGGGCGCTGTGGCTGTCCACTCGGTCCTCGAAGGCCTCGCGATGGGGCTCCAG GAGAATGCTACCAAGCTGGTGTGGCTGGTCATTGGTGTGTACATGCGCGAGACGCTGATGACAGTGGCCGTGGCACTATACGCGGCTGCCATGGAACACAGCTCCATCGTTGCTGCCAGCGCAGGGCTCGTGGTCGCCAGCACCGTACCCGCTGGACAGGTACGTGGACCAATCAGACTGCAACGCAAAAGCTGGCTTCCC ATGGCTGGGCTATTGATGGGCCGGCAGATTGGCACGCTGACCAAAGCCCTTGTCCAGGCATTGGCCACAGGCATTTTCTTCCACGTCACCTTCATGGAAGTCTTGCCACCCAAGATGAATCAGCCGCAGGAACGCATCTTCAAGGTCACCTTTATGATCATCGGCTTCGCCCTCATCGCCACGGCCGACATCACCTCGAGCCACATAGCCGTGGCCTACgcgtga
- the LOC135896565 gene encoding zinc transporter ZIP3-like isoform X2, with the protein MAGSADKDVTLVQVQTALFGLSLNCALYGVAYTVAASACADNGQQGCFARRTRSQRHRRDCGGARALSYVRCFTAGAFLGALFLAMMPAVRAAVQAAQEEHKTVRGAFPFAETLVFACFCAALYADGMIAAATRRAGAPSGDSVRESPAAPRAEPASPSGDSDLIDSPENSRTRLLGEENPRQNRQQRSYTVAAPSERGIVTEPSSYCGSDEDTDADGPSAAIRLAFTVGAVAVHSVLEGLAMGLQENATKLVWLVIGVYMRETLMTVAVALYAAAMEHSSIVAASAGLVVASTVPAGQMAGLLMGRQIGTLTKALVQALATGIFFHVTFMEVLPPKMNQPQERIFKVTFMIIGFALIATADITSSHIAVAYA; encoded by the exons ATGGCGGGCAGCGCGGATAAGGACGTGACCCTGGTGCAGGTCCAGACGGCCCTGTTTGGCCTGTCGCTGAACTGCGCGCTGTACGGCGTGGCCTACACGGTCGCGGCGTCGGCCTGTGCCGACAACGGCCAGCAGGGCTGCTTCGCCCGACGTACGAG GAGCCAGCGCCACCGCCGCGACTGCGGTGGCGCCCGCGCGCTGTCCTACGTGCGGTGCTTCACGGCGGGCGCCTTTCTGGGCGCGCTGTTCCTGGCCATGATGCCCGCCGTGCGAGCCGCAGTCCAGGCGGCGCAGGAGGAACACAAGACGGTGCGCGGCGCCTTCCCATTCGCGGAGACGCTCGTGTTCGCCTGTTTCTGCGCCGCGCTGTACGCCGACGGCATGATAGCCGCGGCGACCCGGCGCGCCGGCGCGCCCTCTGGCGACTCGGTGCGGGAGTCCCCGGCTGCACCGCgggcggagcccgcgtcgcccaGCGGCGACTCCGACCTGATCGACTCGCCCGAGAACTCCAGAACGAGGTTGCTGGGAG AGGAGAATCCGCGACAAAACCGGCAGCAGCGCTCCTACACCGTCGCAGCGCCTTCCGAGCGTGGCATTGTCACAGAGCCTTCTTCGTACTGCGGCAGCGATGAGGACACGGACGCCGATGGGCCCAGCGCCGCCATTCGCCTGGCTTTCACGGTGGGCGCTGTGGCTGTCCACTCGGTCCTCGAAGGCCTCGCGATGGGGCTCCAG GAGAATGCTACCAAGCTGGTGTGGCTGGTCATTGGTGTGTACATGCGCGAGACGCTGATGACAGTGGCCGTGGCACTATACGCGGCTGCCATGGAACACAGCTCCATCGTTGCTGCCAGCGCAGGGCTCGTGGTCGCCAGCACCGTACCCGCTGGACAG ATGGCTGGGCTATTGATGGGCCGGCAGATTGGCACGCTGACCAAAGCCCTTGTCCAGGCATTGGCCACAGGCATTTTCTTCCACGTCACCTTCATGGAAGTCTTGCCACCCAAGATGAATCAGCCGCAGGAACGCATCTTCAAGGTCACCTTTATGATCATCGGCTTCGCCCTCATCGCCACGGCCGACATCACCTCGAGCCACATAGCCGTGGCCTACgcgtga
- the LOC135896565 gene encoding zinc transporter ZIP3-like isoform X3 — protein sequence MAGSADKDVTLVQVQTALFGLSLNCALYGVAYTVAASACADNGQQGCFARRTRSQRHRRDCGGARALSYVRCFTAGAFLGALFLAMMPAVRAAVQAAQEEHKTVRGAFPFAETLVFACFCAALYADGMIAAATRRAGAPSGDSVRESPAAPRAEPASPSGDSDLIDSPENSRTRLLGEENPRQNRQQRSYTVAAPSERGIVTEPSSYCGSDEDTDADGPSAAIRLAFTENATKLVWLVIGVYMRETLMTVAVALYAAAMEHSSIVAASAGLVVASTVPAGQVRGPIRLQRKSWLPMAGLLMGRQIGTLTKALVQALATGIFFHVTFMEVLPPKMNQPQERIFKVTFMIIGFALIATADITSSHIAVAYA from the exons ATGGCGGGCAGCGCGGATAAGGACGTGACCCTGGTGCAGGTCCAGACGGCCCTGTTTGGCCTGTCGCTGAACTGCGCGCTGTACGGCGTGGCCTACACGGTCGCGGCGTCGGCCTGTGCCGACAACGGCCAGCAGGGCTGCTTCGCCCGACGTACGAG GAGCCAGCGCCACCGCCGCGACTGCGGTGGCGCCCGCGCGCTGTCCTACGTGCGGTGCTTCACGGCGGGCGCCTTTCTGGGCGCGCTGTTCCTGGCCATGATGCCCGCCGTGCGAGCCGCAGTCCAGGCGGCGCAGGAGGAACACAAGACGGTGCGCGGCGCCTTCCCATTCGCGGAGACGCTCGTGTTCGCCTGTTTCTGCGCCGCGCTGTACGCCGACGGCATGATAGCCGCGGCGACCCGGCGCGCCGGCGCGCCCTCTGGCGACTCGGTGCGGGAGTCCCCGGCTGCACCGCgggcggagcccgcgtcgcccaGCGGCGACTCCGACCTGATCGACTCGCCCGAGAACTCCAGAACGAGGTTGCTGGGAG AGGAGAATCCGCGACAAAACCGGCAGCAGCGCTCCTACACCGTCGCAGCGCCTTCCGAGCGTGGCATTGTCACAGAGCCTTCTTCGTACTGCGGCAGCGATGAGGACACGGACGCCGATGGGCCCAGCGCCGCCATTCGCCTGGCTTTCACG GAGAATGCTACCAAGCTGGTGTGGCTGGTCATTGGTGTGTACATGCGCGAGACGCTGATGACAGTGGCCGTGGCACTATACGCGGCTGCCATGGAACACAGCTCCATCGTTGCTGCCAGCGCAGGGCTCGTGGTCGCCAGCACCGTACCCGCTGGACAGGTACGTGGACCAATCAGACTGCAACGCAAAAGCTGGCTTCCC ATGGCTGGGCTATTGATGGGCCGGCAGATTGGCACGCTGACCAAAGCCCTTGTCCAGGCATTGGCCACAGGCATTTTCTTCCACGTCACCTTCATGGAAGTCTTGCCACCCAAGATGAATCAGCCGCAGGAACGCATCTTCAAGGTCACCTTTATGATCATCGGCTTCGCCCTCATCGCCACGGCCGACATCACCTCGAGCCACATAGCCGTGGCCTACgcgtga